A window of Elusimicrobiota bacterium contains these coding sequences:
- a CDS encoding pyridoxine 5'-phosphate synthase gives MPHLGVNIDHVATLRQARRGERPDVVAAARAARAGGADSVTVHLREDRRHIQDKDVSLLRKEKGFRLNLEMAATEEMVRIARVIRPDSVCLVPEKRQELTTEGGLNVERELSRLREICRKIQSKGIVVSLFIDPDPAQLQAAKDVGADWVELHTGAYAGAAGSARAAELGKMEAVGAAAVGLGLGLNAGHGLDYDNVVPVARLPRMQELNIGFSIIARALFVGLEAAVREMKTLVARA, from the coding sequence GCCCGGCGCGGGGAACGGCCCGACGTGGTGGCGGCCGCTCGGGCGGCCCGGGCCGGCGGGGCCGACAGCGTCACGGTTCATCTGCGCGAAGACCGGCGCCACATTCAGGACAAGGACGTCTCCCTTCTTCGCAAGGAAAAGGGGTTCCGACTTAATTTGGAAATGGCCGCCACGGAAGAAATGGTGCGCATTGCCCGGGTGATCCGCCCGGACAGCGTGTGCCTGGTGCCCGAAAAGCGCCAGGAATTGACCACCGAAGGCGGCTTGAACGTGGAGCGGGAACTTTCCCGCCTTCGGGAGATCTGCCGGAAGATCCAAAGCAAAGGGATCGTCGTGAGTTTGTTCATCGACCCGGACCCGGCGCAACTTCAAGCGGCCAAAGACGTGGGGGCCGATTGGGTCGAGCTCCACACCGGGGCCTACGCCGGGGCCGCCGGATCGGCCCGGGCGGCCGAACTCGGAAAAATGGAAGCGGTCGGCGCGGCCGCCGTCGGCCTCGGGTTGGGGTTGAACGCGGGGCACGGGCTGGACTACGACAACGTCGTGCCCGTGGCCCGGCTGCCCCGGATGCAGGAATTGAACATCGGATTTTCCATCATCGCCCGGGCGCTTTTCGTCGGTTTGGAAGCGGCCGTTCGCGAAATGAAAACGCTCGTCGCTCGGGCCTAG
- the glmS gene encoding glutamine--fructose-6-phosphate transaminase (isomerizing): MCGIVGYIGKNEASDVLLDGLRRLEYRGYDSAGMVVLDGGRLDIRRSVGKLANLEALLKREPLKGGAGVGHTRWATHGRPSEENAHPHRDATGRVVVVHNGIIENYTALKAGLLARGVKFASQTDTEVVAHLVGEAIARRRSKAALSADQFVEAVREALSEVKGTYALGIVSADCPGVVLGARRECPLLIGVGEGENFLASDAPAILSHTREAVFLQDGDMAVLTAEAYRVISIDTGRPVERKKVHLPWDPLQAEKAGYRHFMLKEIHEQPRALEDTLRGRLNLDETGVHLDTLKLSEEQIRGFKKMTIVACGTSFHAGLVARYLFEKWVKAPCDVEIASEYRYRDPLIGPGDLVVAISQSGETADTIAALRHAKEKGARTLAVCNVVGSTLYREAHGKILTHCGPEIGVASTKAFTSQLVVLYLLAVYGGLLRGTLPRAEVEKILQDLLHLPRWVGDALKEDPGILALAKKFSHSHNFLYLGRNLNYPIALEGALKLKEISYIHAEGYPSGELKHGPIALIDEDMPVVAIATPSPVYDKMMSNLEEVSARGGKVIALAARGDARVAALTPDVIPMPEVPDYLSPMVNVVPLQLLAYHIAVLRGCDVDQPRNLAKSVTVE; the protein is encoded by the coding sequence ATGTGCGGCATCGTCGGCTACATCGGCAAGAACGAAGCGTCGGACGTTCTCCTGGACGGTTTGCGGCGTTTGGAATACCGCGGCTACGACTCCGCGGGGATGGTGGTTCTGGACGGCGGCCGCCTCGACATCCGGCGCAGCGTCGGAAAATTGGCGAACCTGGAGGCCCTGCTCAAACGCGAGCCGTTGAAGGGGGGCGCGGGCGTCGGTCACACCCGCTGGGCCACCCACGGCCGACCCTCCGAGGAAAACGCGCACCCCCACCGGGACGCCACGGGCCGCGTGGTGGTCGTCCACAACGGCATCATTGAAAATTACACCGCCTTGAAGGCCGGTCTGCTGGCCCGGGGCGTCAAATTCGCTTCCCAGACCGACACCGAGGTCGTGGCGCATCTGGTCGGGGAAGCCATCGCCCGGCGGCGGTCCAAGGCCGCGCTGTCGGCCGACCAATTCGTGGAGGCGGTGCGGGAGGCGTTGTCCGAGGTCAAGGGCACCTACGCTTTGGGCATCGTGTCCGCCGACTGCCCCGGCGTCGTTTTGGGCGCCCGCCGGGAATGCCCGCTTTTGATCGGTGTGGGCGAAGGGGAAAACTTTTTGGCGTCCGACGCCCCCGCCATCCTCTCGCACACGCGGGAAGCCGTGTTCCTGCAGGACGGGGACATGGCCGTGTTGACCGCGGAAGCCTACCGGGTGATTTCCATCGACACCGGGCGCCCCGTGGAACGAAAGAAAGTTCACCTGCCCTGGGACCCTCTCCAAGCCGAGAAGGCCGGCTACCGCCATTTCATGCTGAAGGAAATCCACGAACAGCCCCGGGCGTTGGAAGACACCCTGCGCGGGCGGCTCAACCTCGACGAAACCGGCGTGCACCTCGACACGCTCAAACTCTCCGAGGAGCAAATCCGCGGATTTAAAAAGATGACCATCGTGGCCTGCGGCACCTCCTTCCACGCGGGCCTGGTGGCGCGCTACCTGTTTGAAAAATGGGTCAAAGCGCCCTGCGACGTGGAAATCGCCTCCGAGTACCGCTACCGGGATCCCCTCATCGGCCCGGGCGATTTGGTGGTGGCCATTTCCCAGTCGGGGGAAACCGCCGACACCATCGCCGCCCTTCGCCACGCCAAGGAAAAAGGCGCCCGCACCCTGGCCGTTTGCAACGTCGTCGGCTCGACCCTGTACCGCGAGGCGCACGGAAAAATTCTGACCCATTGCGGCCCGGAGATCGGGGTGGCCAGCACCAAGGCGTTCACCTCCCAGCTGGTGGTTCTCTACCTGCTCGCCGTGTACGGGGGGCTCCTTCGCGGGACCCTCCCCCGGGCGGAGGTCGAGAAAATTCTCCAAGACCTTCTCCACCTGCCCCGTTGGGTGGGCGACGCGCTCAAGGAGGATCCGGGAATTCTGGCCCTGGCCAAGAAGTTTTCCCACAGCCACAATTTCCTTTACCTCGGGCGGAACTTGAACTACCCCATCGCCCTGGAAGGCGCCCTCAAACTCAAGGAAATCTCCTACATCCACGCCGAAGGCTATCCGTCCGGCGAACTCAAGCACGGGCCCATCGCCTTGATCGACGAGGACATGCCGGTGGTGGCCATCGCGACCCCGTCGCCCGTGTACGACAAAATGATGTCCAACCTGGAAGAAGTCTCGGCCCGGGGCGGAAAGGTGATCGCCCTCGCGGCCCGGGGCGACGCCCGGGTGGCCGCGCTGACCCCGGACGTGATCCCGATGCCGGAGGTTCCGGACTATTTGAGCCCCATGGTGAACGTCGTGCCGCTTCAACTTCTCGCCTACCACATCGCCGTTCTGCGCGGGTGCGACGTCGACCAGCCCCGCAACCTGGCCAAATCCGTCACGGTCGAATAA
- the lpdA gene encoding dihydrolipoyl dehydrogenase, with the protein MAKSIAIIGGGPGGEAAAKRAAARGARVTLVEKNRLGGVCLNWGCIPSKALLEAGRLVHAVSAAGAYASGGVDFRIRWADLQKKKDDLVSNLRASLAQNYQRLGVRVVEGAATFVDSATLVVQTSAGAERISFDAAVVATGSVPFFPPPFAALSGTFLDSDRALSLERLPASIAVVGGGAVGCEFACLFRELGVAVSIIEKTEALLPGEDPAVVRVLQGAFASRGIDVRVGTTVRSAQRGPSGWSLELTDGGSVSVEELLVCVGRKPSVAGLGLDAAGVRVENDRPVVDAFLRTSHPAVYAVGDLNGLSLLAHAAAAQGEIAVDHVFGEARPYRNERVPRCLYTWPEVASVGDWTHTAQARGLETKAQRFFFKGSAKALAANEGDGFLQVVSEKSGGKLLGAQIVGPHATEIIHVFAMALAAERTVSQMRDVIYAHPTLSEGIREALSR; encoded by the coding sequence ATGGCGAAATCGATTGCGATCATCGGCGGAGGTCCCGGCGGCGAGGCCGCGGCGAAACGCGCCGCCGCCCGGGGCGCCCGGGTCACGCTCGTCGAAAAAAACCGCTTGGGCGGCGTCTGCCTCAATTGGGGATGCATTCCCTCCAAGGCCCTGCTGGAAGCCGGGCGGTTGGTTCACGCCGTGTCCGCCGCCGGCGCGTACGCCTCGGGGGGCGTGGATTTCCGGATTCGGTGGGCGGACCTTCAAAAAAAGAAAGACGATTTGGTCTCGAATCTGCGAGCGTCCTTGGCGCAGAATTACCAACGATTGGGCGTTCGCGTGGTGGAAGGGGCGGCGACGTTTGTCGATTCGGCCACCCTGGTCGTTCAGACCTCCGCGGGGGCCGAACGGATTTCGTTTGACGCGGCCGTGGTGGCCACGGGATCCGTTCCGTTTTTTCCGCCGCCCTTCGCCGCTCTCTCGGGAACGTTTCTGGATTCGGACCGGGCGCTTTCCCTGGAGCGTCTTCCCGCCTCGATCGCGGTGGTGGGCGGCGGCGCGGTGGGGTGCGAATTCGCCTGCCTTTTTCGGGAGTTGGGCGTGGCCGTCTCGATCATTGAAAAAACGGAGGCGCTCCTGCCCGGGGAAGATCCCGCGGTGGTGCGCGTTCTTCAAGGGGCTTTCGCCTCCCGGGGGATCGACGTCCGGGTCGGAACCACGGTGCGCTCCGCCCAACGGGGGCCGTCCGGGTGGTCCCTGGAATTGACGGACGGCGGGTCGGTGTCGGTGGAAGAGCTTTTGGTTTGCGTGGGTCGCAAACCCTCCGTGGCGGGACTGGGCCTCGACGCCGCGGGCGTGCGCGTGGAGAACGACCGGCCGGTGGTCGACGCCTTTTTAAGAACCTCCCACCCGGCGGTGTACGCGGTGGGCGACCTGAACGGGTTGTCGCTGTTGGCCCACGCGGCCGCGGCCCAGGGGGAAATCGCCGTGGATCACGTCTTCGGCGAAGCGCGGCCCTACCGCAACGAACGGGTGCCCCGTTGCCTGTACACCTGGCCGGAGGTGGCCAGCGTCGGGGACTGGACGCACACCGCCCAGGCCCGGGGACTGGAGACCAAGGCGCAGCGATTTTTCTTCAAGGGATCGGCCAAGGCTCTGGCCGCCAACGAGGGCGACGGGTTTCTTCAGGTGGTTTCCGAAAAGAGCGGCGGAAAACTTCTCGGGGCCCAAATCGTCGGGCCCCACGCGACGGAAATCATCCACGTGTTCGCGATGGCCCTCGCCGCCGAAAGGACCGTGTCCCAAATGCGGGACGTGATCTACGCCCACCCCACCTTGTCCGAGGGGATCCGGGAGGCTTTGTCCCGATGA